The Rubripirellula reticaptiva DNA window CCGTGAATCAGGCCACTGATGAGCCTGGATTACGGTGTTTTAGCACTGAAGTACCCCCACAAGGACTCGAACCTTGGACCCAGGGATTAAGAGTCCCTTGCTCTACCAACTGAGCTATGGAGGCGTGGTTGCTCTGACGTTTCCGTCTTTGCTGGAAGAGAGTTTAACAATTTCTCGCGGCAGGGCAACTCGGGTTTCTCGGTTTATTCCTCGGCTTTTAGCGTGAACGATCCGAGGTGCATTCCGGAGGCTTCGTCGTAGGCGAATGTGCCGCTTGGAGCGAAGAATTTCTCGAACTTCTCGAACGGTGGCAGCTCATTTCGTTCCAACATGCCGACGACTTTTGTCGCTAGCGGATTCTTCTCGCCCTGTTTCTTCAGGAACTTCCGCGTGTCGGGTGACTGGGCCAATCCGTAGAGCTGGCGAATGTATTCCGAGCTTCTTAGAAACGAAACCATGAACGGCTTTTCACCGTCAAGTTTTCCGCCAAGTTCGCTGGCCACGAGTTCAAATTCAGGAACCGAGACTAATTGATTCAGCGACCCAGAAGACGCCATCGATGCTCGTTCCAAGAATTCCCGGCTATCGCTGATCAGCAACCAATTGCCGAGCACGGTGAAGCAGGGTTCCGGTTTGCGCAGTCCCTGAGGCATGTTGCCGCCGCGGCCAGTCTTGATCAGGTAGATCACGTTGCCGCCTACTGTTGCAACTTCGATTCGCCCGGGCATGCGGTCACGAATCTTGGCGATCACGGATTTTGCTTTGACTGGGTCTTTGACCTCGAGTCCGTGCAACTGGACCTGGCTGTTGAGTTTGATTGGTGGCTGGACCCATCGACACGACACGTATCGTCCGGTCACTTGGTCAAGAACGTCCTCTTCCAGTTCGAGTCCGAGGCGAGTTTTTAAGGGCTCGGCCACAAAGCGCCCAAGTGGATCGGGACCTTGGAACTTTTCTAACACCTTTCCGAGATTCTTGTATGTCGTTGGGAAATCCCATTGGACCGACGTGTAGCTGGTCACGTCCGATGGCACCCAATCCGGCGGTGTGGTTTCAACAGTTTCGGGTCGTAAGACGCCAAAGAAACCGTCGCGTGGCGTGTCAATCAGGATGTGCAAATGACTGATCTCTTCGAACACTTCGCCGCCGCGAAAGGAACTGCCACCGAGCCCACGGATTTTGGCGATACCGAGCTCTTCGACGATTGGCCAAACGAATGCTGCCGCGCCGCCTCGTTTGATCAGACGTTCAACGATGTGGTAGGGATCGACAAAGAATGTCAGTTGCGGCCGAGTTGATTCGGCGCCGATTGACCGAGACATCACAGACGTAAAATCTGTTCGTTCGGCGAGTGTGGCTTCGTCGCTCTTGCCGATCCAGTGATCGAGTGCCGTGGATGCGGTTCCGTGTCCGATGCCCAACACCAATGTTTTTTCGCGAAAGAAGTACTCGATTTCGGGACGCCCTTCACGTGGCGGCATCAAACGGATCAGATCGGTTCCGTCGACCTTGGAAACACGCCGGACGTATCCCGATTGTGTCGCGCCCGATTCGAGCTTTTCGATAGCGGCCATCAGGTCATCGACTTGTTTGCCCGCGTCGACAATGAACATGCCGGCGAACGAGTTTTGTTGCCGAGCCTTGCGTGCGATGCGGCGGCGGATCGCGTCGGGCGACTCGTCATCGGCATCGTCTTGAACCTTGGCCTCTTCGGCGTCGGATAGATTTCCTGGCAGGGCCGCGATTGCGACTTGGCCGCTTGGAATTGCCAGTAATTCGTCTAGTGTCAAGCCAACTCGTTGGCCCACCCGTTCAAACAATTCAGCAAGCGTTTGGTAGATGTCGCCGGCCAAAGGGCGAAGCGAAGGATCGGCAAGCATCTTGCCGACTGCCGAGCCGGAAAAGTCATCACGCATTTGATCGACGTTGTCCAGCCGAATGTACGCCAGCGTGTCGTGGGGCAACATTCGCGGTGCGCCGGGAACGGTTGATTCCGGAGCGTCGGTTTTTCGACTCGAGGCGTCTTGAGCATGCACGGGGGCGACGATTGCAAGCGAGATCGCAAACAGAGCGGCTAACCCGAATTGCGAACGTCGGAAACGATGTGGCATGGAAAAGAAACTCCGAAAATGGAAAGACTGGACGAAGAGCATGCTGCGGACGGTGAAAGGGCCTGTTTGATTAGCTTAGCCGAAACAACCGCTTCATTGCTTTCATTCGACACAATCGGATACATCTTGGCATCCGGATCAAATTTCGCGAACGTTCGTCACAGCCGTTCACTTTCAGCGGAACGAAACTCGTCCATTGCGGTTAAGATGGGTGATCCGATCCCCTTAAATGCTCGCGTGGAGTTTCAGGCGCTTATGTTTCGTTCAAAGACAAGTTTCGTTGCCATCTTGGCTCTAGCAACGGTCTCGATTTCCATTGGTTCCACATCCGCGCAAGGCCAAAATACGGGCACCGGAACGAATGCGGCGGGTGCCGGCGGTGTTACGACTCCTGGTGGAATGGGCAGCCTGGATGTGTCGACGGCTTTCTCAGCCATCGAGCGTGGTACGGCTGTTGGATCGACCGGAAATACTGGAGCCGGGTTTAGCTCGTTAAGTGTCGCGGCACCTAACAGCGGCGCAGGCGGCGGTCGTACGACTGGCGGCGGAGGCTTTGGCGGACTTGGCGGATTCGGTGGATTGTTTGGGAACACTTCCGCGGCGAATCAGAATGTGAAACCGGTCATTCGCACACGTTTGCGATCAGCCGTTGAAGTCCCTGCAAGGACGAACAGCTATGTCCAGCAAACGGCTAGCCAAACGATGCGTTCCGTTCCAAGCCGCGCCGGCCTTAACGGCGTTGGCGTCTATGTCGAAAACGGCACCGCAGTTGTAACGGGGGTTGTCCGAAGCGAACGTGACCGTCGAATGAGCGAACTGATGATGCGGTTGGAACCTGGTGTTCACCGAGTTGAAAATCGTGTGGTCGTTTCACCCTAAGTTACAGCGACACTTGCCGCTTTTGCAGTTGGGCTTTGAGGGTTCGCGTCCCTCGGAATGGACTACAGATCGTTGAGTCCGTTGAACTGTACCGGGAAGATTCGGTACAGGCCGTCCGTGAAGATCTGTTGTGCCCAGTTATTGAACCGAGTGATCGGTTTGTTGGGCACGATGATGACATCACCATCGCGTAGCCAGATTTCATCGGCGGGAGTTGGTCGTTTACCTAACATCGCGCCTTGCAGATCCAGTACGGTCGAGATCAGACGCCAATCTTCGGCCCGCCGGAACACGACGACTTGTCGTAGGTTGCCACCGATTTGGTGGCCACCGGCTGACGCGATCGCGCCAAGTACGGTCGTCGGTGCGTCCAACTGAATTCGACCGGGCTGGTTGACTTGTCCAAGCACGTGAACTTGGTGCGGTGCTTGCTGGGTTAGGATCGGTTCGGTGTCGATACCAACGACGATCTCTTTGTACCGCAAATTGATTTCGCGTTTTAGCTGATTCAGCGAAAATCCTTGCACACAGACTTCGCCGATACCGGGCAAACGAACCTTGCCGTCAGGTGTGACCTCGACGGTGATCGATTGCTGATTAAAACCGCTCTGTCCACCGACTGCGTTGCGAATATCTTCGGCAAGTGTGTTTGTCTTGACAGGGGTCACATCGATCGAAGGCTGCTTGACGAACTTCGAGTACTCTTCGTCAAGGATTTCTCGCAGTTGCGCGACCGTCAATCCAGCGGCGTGAACTTGCCCCAACATGCGAACCGTGATGGTGCCGTCGGGTTGAACCATTAGCCCAGATTCTAACGAGCCGCGGGTCAGGTCGGCGTCGGTTCCCGATTCGATCAAAACTTCGTCGCCGGGTGTCAGCTTGTATTCGCCGGTACGTTGGCGACGAGTGATTAGGTACAGCACTTGGACTTGGTCGCCAGGACGAAGACGATATTCGCTTAGGTGCGCAAACCGCGACGGTCCGGCGTAACCGCCTGGGCCGTAGGCATCGAACGGCATCGGGCGAATGTCACGCCAGCGAGCTTCGGCACCACAGTTGTCTCGGCAATCAACGCCGATCATGCATTTCTGGCAACCCCCCACACACGGATATCCACCCGGCGTGCTCTGGCATCCGCACGGGCTGGCCACGGGATTATCCGTCAGATCCATGATCCGCGTATCGGCCGAGTCCAGGACTGAAACCGTACCCTGTTGAGCCACAGCCTGAGTTGCCATCGCACACAACCCGACTGCGAACATCACGCCTGCAGAGACGCTTTTCATCTTGGTCAGGCAGCGTGCGGATTGAGTCGTTTTGACGCTGGACGGATTGAACTTCATCGAAACCTACCGAAATTTTTGAGAGAACACCAAGGTTGCTTCACCTAGTCGTTTGCGACCGCGAAACCGCGGCGGCCTATCGCTAGTTACCAAGGCTTCTTGAATTTGCCAAACAGGCGTCGCAGGGCATTGGGTTGTTGTTCACGATTGTTCTCGTCGACTTCCGTCATCGCTGGTTCGAACGGCTGCGATTGCGGCGAGTCGGTGGTGAAGGCGTGGTTCAGTTTGGCGCTAGCGAGTGACGCGGGTACGCGATTGGTCGGTGTTGCCGGAGCGCTTGCAAGTTGGCTCGGCGGCATCACTGACTTGGAAACCGATGCAAACTCGGATGGCGTCAGTTCGACGATCTCGGGTGTCTGTGCGTAACCGTTTGCTGACACCTCAGCGGCCTGATTGCCGATGTACGACTGAGTCCCAGTGCGAGCCTGGATCGACGCGAGCATTCGGGTGGCGGATTCTTCATCGCCCGACGACCGCATGACCTTCACAAGGGCTTCCGCCGTTCGCGGGTCAAAATCAATCGACATCGAATGCTCCAGGGCCCAGCGGGCTTCGCCGAGCAATCCGATGTCGGACAAATGCATCCCGAGCCGCGACGCCAGACTCGCGTTGTTGGGTTGTCCTTGCAGTGCTGCACGTCGAAGGCACAGCGCAGTTTCGCTGGGAAGTGTTTTTGCGTCGGCGCGGTCCAGGTAGACGGCCGCTAACAAATCCATCGCTTGGGCGGTGATTTGATCCTGGCCCGCGATCGTGGCGAAATGGACTCGTGCGAAATCGAGGTACTGGTCCGCCACATCACTGGGTTCTAACGGAACCAACGAGGCTGGATTGGCTGGGTCTTTTCGTGGGACGACGCTGGTTTGGTGGCTGCGAGCGATACGGTGAATCGCGTCGTCATCGACTGCTCCGTAGACTCCGGTGAAGTCTCTGGCTTCTAAGATCGCGTTCTTCCCGATTTCTAGATTCTGCCGTGCGGTAATCGCTGACGGAGAAGTCGCGACGCCTGACTCTAGTTTGGCTAAATCGATTGCTTCGGCTGCGTGTTGCAGTGCTTCCCAAGCGGATGCTTCGGCCGACATCCAGGCGTGAGCGTTGTATTCCTGAGTCGCTTGCTCGATCATCCGGCGTGCGATCTCCATCGATGCTACCGAAGTGGATGAACGTAGGTATCGTGTTTTTGCGGTGGCGACTGGCAATGCCGCTGTGGCTTGGGTTGGTCGAGACGCGGCCGGGTCTGCAACAGTCGGCGTTGCTGGTGCTGGGTTACTCGGCGAGGATACTGCCGGCATACGAATCGCGGGCATGCGAATGGTTTTCGGCTTTTGATCGTCGGCGTGTGCCGCCGTCGCGGTAGCAGAAACCATCAAGAGAGCCGACAACCATTGTCGCCGAATGTCGCACTTAGCAGTGTGAGTCGAGATTCGGCGTTGATTGCGTATGTTTGGCATGGTCTCGGTCCCTAGTCGTAAAGCGTCAGCACGTTGAAGACGTGCATCCATCCCTACAGATCGGACCAACCAACCAAATATCACTGCTAAACTTAACCGCGAGCATCGTTGCATCTGTACGGCGACGAACAATCCCGCAGAACCGTCAAAGTCGATGGGGCCGCGACCTGTCTGGCCGGATTGACGCCGCGACGAAGTTGAAGAATTTGGGCGGATTTGCTAAAGATTGCCGGTGCGTTCGCGTGGTGCGATGGCCTAGGCGGGCGTTGGGCGGCCAAAGAAGAAACCTTGAGCCAATTCGAAGCCGATTTCTTTGCAAACTTCGGCTTCTTCCGCGGTTTCGATGCCTTCGGCGAGTGCAACGATGTCCAGATCGCGGACCATCGTGACTAAAGTTTCAAGCATTCGTCGACGCTGTTCATTGGCGCGGTCGATTGCCCGAACCAACGAAATATCAAACTTAACAAAGTTGGGACGAGCTTCGATCAATTCTGCCAATCGTGCTTGGCCGGATCCAAAATCGTCGTATGCAAGTCGAATGTTTAGATCTCGCAGTGCGGAACTGAGTGTCTGCATCAGCTTTGGATTCGTCACGGCGGATTCGTGAATTTCCAGCACCAGGTCGGTGCCGCCAGTCATGTCACGTAGGTTGATCAGCGATTTGATCAGTCCGTCGCCGTCTTCCATTTCACGCGGGTGAGTGTTGACGAACAGAGTCGGACGTTCGGGAAGATCGCGACCGACGCGGATTCCTTCCCATCGAAGCAATTGGCTGAGTTCGACTTCGAGGTTCAGTTGTTCAGCGGCTTGGAACATCGCGCCGACCGATTCTAATCCGAACACGCTGCCGCGTCCCAGGATCTCGAAACCAATCGCTTGACTGTCTTTCATGTCCACGATGGCTTGGAAGTGAGGTTTGACAAGCCGCTCGCTCATCAAACGATCAAACTGAACAAGTGCGAGTGCTTGATCGCAAACGTTTTCTGCGTAGGTACCGTTGCTCATTCCCGTCGGCGATTGACGTCGGACGCGGAAAGGGGCTTCGGCAAAGTGAATCAAGTCTTCTTCGCTGATCGCGATCGGGGCGTTGGGGGCAAGTCGGTTTCCGTTGACGTAGGTTCCGTTGGTGCTGCCCATGTCTCGCAGCATCAAGATTCCGTTATCCACCCACATCGATGCGTGACTGCCGCTGACAGTTCGAAACTGCAGCTTTAGCGAAACGCCAGATTTACGGCCGACAACGTACGGATTTCCATCGACAGGAATGTGCATGACTCCTTCGCCCGGTTGTGTGGGGCCCGATAGGAACCAAACATCATCCGCGACAAGCGAGCTGCGACGTAGTCGTTCAATGGTGGCGAGATCGACCGAAGGCATCGAAGGTTATCCAAGATATATAAACATACGAAACAGTTGGATCAGTGGCTCAACGAGCAACTTGTACAGCAGTCGGAAAGTCCGTCTCGCGGTACCAATGCTACGGTGGCATAAGAAACCTAGGTCACTATTGCGTGCATCGCCGGCGGGTGTGCAGGTTTTCTAAACTTGCGTTGTGAGCAAAAGGAATATGGGGGCTGCCCTTCTGTTGGGCGGACAGGTTTTCGCTAACGGTAGGGCGGCTGCCAGAACCGAAAGCAACGTGACTGGTTGCTTCAATCGTTCCAAACGAATCACGCTCCCGCTCCCTTTGGAAGGATAAGGACACTCGTTTTGTTCAGCGGTTTGAGGACAAGGCAATATTTACCGACGATGCCAGTCATTCTTTCTCGAACTGTTAATTGCGAGCTACGTTTGAAGGAATTGGTTGGTTGGGGCTGTGTAGGTGCCCGTTCAACCTAGGTGCCCGTTCAATCCTTAGATTCTCACCAAACAGTACAACTGATATGACCACCCTGACTTCTGAAACGCAGTCCTTTGAACCAAGCTTGCTGGGCGGGCTACTTTCGAACGACACGTTCTGGCCCAGCCAGCCTCAGAACACTAGCGAAACTGGTCTGAGCGAATCGTTCATCGAAGCGCTCGTCATGAAAACTGTCTTGATCGGCGGTACCATCAGCGGTCGTGCGGTTTCGGATCGAACTGGGCTGACGTTCCGAGTCATCGAGCCTTTGTTGGACGTGCTGCGAACTCGCAAACTGGTTTCGCACGTTCGACCCGCTGCCTTCAACGACTACTACTATTCGCTGACCGAAGCTGGGCAGAAGCGGTCGCAAGATTACATGAAGCAGTGCAGCTATGTCGGGCCTGCGCCCGTACCGTTGCAAGACTACGTATTAAGTGTCGAAGCCCAAGCTGCCGGATTGGACCCGATCGATCGCGACCAACTTCGCGAAGCGTTAGCGGATATCTCGTACCAAGACGGATTGCTGGACGAACTAGGACCAGCCGTTAACAGCAACACGGGTATGTTCCTGTTCGGGCCTCCCGGCAACGGAAAGACCACGATTGCAAGATGCTTGACACGAGTGCTAGGTCAAGAAATCTGGATTCCTCATGCAATCATTGATGACGGAAACTTGATCAAGCTGCAAGACGATGCATTCCATCGTCCCGCGCCGGTTCCCGAAGCAAGCGGTAATATCCTGAAGGCTCAGGAATGGGATCGCCGATGGTTAAGAATCGGACGTCCGACGGTCGTCGTCGGTGGCGAACTGGTGATGGAAAACCTTGAGGTTCGTCACGATCCACGATCCAATATTTGCGAAGCACCATTGCAGATGAAGAGTAACTGCGGATGCTTGTTGATCGACGACTTCGGCCGACAACGTATTGAGCCCGAGGAACTTCTTAACCGCTGGATCGTGCCGCTGGAAAACAACTGCGACTATCTGACGTTACCGACGGGTAAGAAGATTCAGATTCCATTCGAGCAACTCATCATCTTTTCGACCAACCTAGAACCTGCTTCGTTGGTTGACGAGGCGTTCTTGCGCCGAGTTCCTTACAAGATCTTCGTCGACGATCCGACACCCGAAGAGTTCATTCAGTTGATGACTGATGTGGCAAAAAAGCTTGGCTTTCCTAACACACCGCAGGCGGCCTCGCATTTGCTGAAGTTTTACGGCGAAACCAACCGCAACCTTCGTCGTTGTCATCCGCGTGACTTGCTGACTCAAGTCGCCAACTTTTGTAAGTACCGAAAGCTTCCCTTCGCGATCAGGCCCGAGTATCTCGATCAAGCTTGCCGCAGCTACTTCAGCCAACTGTAAACATCATGCCAACGATTCAACGAAAAAAGATCTGTGCTGGATACGAGCCCGTACCCGGCTACGTTCTCGAGGAAGTGATTGGCCGCGGCGGTTTCGGCGAGGTCTGGCGGTCGTCGGCGCCGGGTGGGTTAAAGAAAGCGATCAAGTTCGTTTTCGGCAACCAAGACCAGTCGCGCGCTACCCGAGAAATGCGTTCACTTGAACGTGTGAAGGGAGTTCATCACCCCTTCCTATTGACGTTGGAACGGTTCGAAGTGATTGACGATCAATTGATCATCATCACCGAATTGGCTGATGGCTCGCTTGAAGATGTTTTCAAACGTCATCGCGACAATGGATCTTGCGGAATTCCTCGCGACGTCTTGCTTTCGCACCTACACGATACCGCGGATGGACTGGACTATCTGCACCAATCCTACCAACTGCAGCACCTGGATATTAAGCCGGGTAATCTTCTGATCATCGGCGGTCATGTCAAGGTCGCCGACTTTGGTCTGTTGAAAGACTTGCGGGACATTGATTGCAGCGTCGTTGGCGGACTGACACCCATCTACGCGCCACCCGAAGTGTTCGACGGTCGACCAAGTTTGCATAGCGATCAATATTCGCTTGCCGTCATGTTCCAAGAACTGTTGACCGGGACGCGTCCCTTCAGTGGGCGTACGATCGCGCAACTAGCGACCCAGCACGTTCACAGCGCGCCAAACCTTGAAGCCCTGCCGCCGAGCGACAGGCCGGTCATCGCACGTGCGCTTGAAAAGAACCCTAACCGACGATTCCCAAGCTGCAAAGCGTTTGTCGAAGCACTGCGGAATCACCGTGATCGATTGAGCCAAATTCAGAGTCAGTTTGTCGATGATGACGCTCACGATACCGAAGATGGAGTTGTCACGCCGGGCGCAAGTGTCGAAGATCTGCCGCAAATCGCTGAAGGTTCGTCCAACCGAAAAGGAGTGCTCGCTCAGCACGCACTTGTGATCGGGTTGGGCGGAACTGGTGCTGAATGTGTTCGCGAACTGCGTCACCGCATTGCTGAACTGCACATCGCCAGTCCGTTGCATCTGCACAGCATGGTGATTGATACGGACCTGTCAACGATCCACACGTTGCGTTTGGGCGAAGTTTCCGATCGAGTTCCCAAATGCAACAGCGTCTACACACCGCTGCGAACGGCGCACGAGTACCGCGATGCGGGGACGAACCGACTGAAATCAATTTCCCGGCGTTGGATCTATAACGTTCCACGTAGTGGGTCCACCGAAGGAATGCGACCGCTTGGTCGATTAGCCCTGGTCGATCACGGAAAGATGGTCAAAGATCGATTGATTCAATCGATCGAAGAGATGGTCGCGGAGTGCGGATCGGTTCCACCTAAAATTTACGTCGTGGGATCTCTTGCCGGTGGAACAGGCAGCGGAATGTATATCGACATCGTGCACTTGCTGCGCAGCATGTTGGATGAATCCGGACTGGAAGAAGTTCGCATATTGTCATTGCTGTCATCTGTTGGTTTTCAAATTGACCACTCCAACCCATTGGCGTTGCATGACGCGCAGGCCGCGTTGAATGAAATTGAATTCTTCATGCAGGTCGGCAACGGTTACCCGGGCGACGAAGGGGCAGGTTGGCCTAGCGTACCGGCCGCTCGAACTCCGCTGCGTGATCTATACTTGATCTGTGCATCATCCGCTGACCAATTGGCAAGTAATCCGATCGAGACCATCACGGAATACATTTGGGGTGATTCAACGGGTTGCGGCGATCTCTTAGCAGCGGCTCGTCGATACGAACAAAGTGATTCGCCGTCGATCCGCAAACCGTCGATTCGATCGGTCGGTGTGATTCCGCTCGGCGATCGTCACGGCGTCGAAACTCGCGTGCTGTCACCCGCTGTTGTCCGTGAACTGCTGACGCGTTGGTTAGGTGTGCCGTCGAAGGCTCGAAAAGCATCGCCGGATTTAGCCGATCGATTCGAGCGTCGGCTAAGTCTGTCGCTGCAACATACGATCGAGACGCTGACCGATCACCTGGACATGAAAGCGTTACCAAATCCGACCGTTGGCGGGATCGAGAAGGTTGTTGCCGACCGTGTGAAAAACGGCAATTATGATTGGGTCTCGGCCGGTTGGTTGAACAATATCTATCGTGAGATCTCGGTTTGTTTAAACGATCGCCGCGCTGATGTTTCGACTGTTTTCGAATCGTTGAAACTGCTTAATGACCGTTGTCTTGAATGGTCACGCGATGCAATGCAATCGGCACCGTCACCTGTCGGGGCGGAAGAGACCGTCGTCGCAGATGCGATCTACATTGATGCAATTGTGAAACGATTGAGTGCGCATCAGTTGGAGCAATTCGCGAGCGGTTTGACATTTTTGGAAGAACGACTCGAACGATTGGCTGCCATCCTTGCCGTCGGTGTTGTGGATACGAAAAACGAGATGGGCGACTTTAACCCGTGGGATTCCATGCCCGAGGTTGTCCGCAAGCAGTTCGATGGAGTCGTCAAGCAGTTGCATTCCGATACGGTCGGGCAATGTTTGATTCGGCCAATGAACGATCTGGGAGCGAATCTTGATTCCCGTTCGCTGATTTTTGAGTTGACCGAACTGACGGTACCGATCGTGGTTGACATGGTTGAACGTCACAGCGCCGAAGTTGCCAAGGCTCGCGTGGGAGTACTGAATGTCGAGCAGCCGGATCAAGCAACCACCAGCCTGACGAATACTGCGCCGCAATCAGCCATCAACCGGACGGCTCAGACGCACGAAGTAACGATGGCGAATCAGCCGCGTGTGGCCAGCGGTCCGATGTCAATCGACGATGCGATCGTATGTGTCAAACCCGCACTCTTATCACTAGGCGGCTTACAACGGCTGATCTTGGTGGTGGGGAGCGAAGTGGAACGAACCCAGTTGGAACCCCAGGTCCGTGCGATTCATCCAGGATCATTGACCGTTGCCGTGATTCCAAACACGGAGCCCAAGTTGATCCACGAAGCTCAAAAGATCGAACTCAAGAACGTCATGTCCAGACTGGCTGTTCTCAATGGTGCCAACGAACAAGTCACCAGTCGATTGGCAAGTCGAGTCGACGTCGCATTTTAGGCGGCATCTCGGCAGATGGTCCAGCAATGGAGGACGCCGGTTGGTTATTCCGCGCCGCCGCGTTTTGGCCGATAACCGGTGCTTTTTCGTTCGCGGCGTTCTTTGACGCTGCCTTTCTTCTTTTCCGGCTTAGCGGAACCATCTGTGCCTGGAATGGTGTGAACATAGTCACCTCGAAAACGCTTGTTGGCGTCTTCGCGGCGGCGAGCCTGAGCCTGTTTAGGCGGCTTGGACGGAATCAAACATTCGCAGCCGTCGCCAACCAAGTCCATGCGTCCGACCGATCGCAGCGCTTCGCGGACTTCGAAGTAGTTTTCGGGCTTGAAGAACTGCATTAGGGCCCGTTGCATCTTGCGTTCCTTCATCGCCTTGGCGATATAGATCGGCTGTTTCGTGAACGGGTCCAATTCGGTGTAGTACATCGTTGTCGCAACATCCAGTGGCGCAGGGATGAAGTCTTGCACAGCATCGGGTTTGTAGCCATTGCGTTTCAAAAACAGCGCTAATTCAATCATCGCTGACACATCGCTGCCGGGGTGCGAGGCGATGAAGTATGGAACGATGA harbors:
- a CDS encoding protein kinase domain-containing protein, which encodes MPTIQRKKICAGYEPVPGYVLEEVIGRGGFGEVWRSSAPGGLKKAIKFVFGNQDQSRATREMRSLERVKGVHHPFLLTLERFEVIDDQLIIITELADGSLEDVFKRHRDNGSCGIPRDVLLSHLHDTADGLDYLHQSYQLQHLDIKPGNLLIIGGHVKVADFGLLKDLRDIDCSVVGGLTPIYAPPEVFDGRPSLHSDQYSLAVMFQELLTGTRPFSGRTIAQLATQHVHSAPNLEALPPSDRPVIARALEKNPNRRFPSCKAFVEALRNHRDRLSQIQSQFVDDDAHDTEDGVVTPGASVEDLPQIAEGSSNRKGVLAQHALVIGLGGTGAECVRELRHRIAELHIASPLHLHSMVIDTDLSTIHTLRLGEVSDRVPKCNSVYTPLRTAHEYRDAGTNRLKSISRRWIYNVPRSGSTEGMRPLGRLALVDHGKMVKDRLIQSIEEMVAECGSVPPKIYVVGSLAGGTGSGMYIDIVHLLRSMLDESGLEEVRILSLLSSVGFQIDHSNPLALHDAQAALNEIEFFMQVGNGYPGDEGAGWPSVPAARTPLRDLYLICASSADQLASNPIETITEYIWGDSTGCGDLLAAARRYEQSDSPSIRKPSIRSVGVIPLGDRHGVETRVLSPAVVRELLTRWLGVPSKARKASPDLADRFERRLSLSLQHTIETLTDHLDMKALPNPTVGGIEKVVADRVKNGNYDWVSAGWLNNIYREISVCLNDRRADVSTVFESLKLLNDRCLEWSRDAMQSAPSPVGAEETVVADAIYIDAIVKRLSAHQLEQFASGLTFLEERLERLAAILAVGVVDTKNEMGDFNPWDSMPEVVRKQFDGVVKQLHSDTVGQCLIRPMNDLGANLDSRSLIFELTELTVPIVVDMVERHSAEVAKARVGVLNVEQPDQATTSLTNTAPQSAINRTAQTHEVTMANQPRVASGPMSIDDAIVCVKPALLSLGGLQRLILVVGSEVERTQLEPQVRAIHPGSLTVAVIPNTEPKLIHEAQKIELKNVMSRLAVLNGANEQVTSRLASRVDVAF